From a single Pseudopipra pipra isolate bDixPip1 chromosome 15, bDixPip1.hap1, whole genome shotgun sequence genomic region:
- the CDC23 gene encoding cell division cycle protein 23 homolog, which produces MAAAVAMAPGSGGAADFSDLREIKKQLLSVAERSRERGLQHSGKWAAELAFALEPLPLSELPPPPALTEEDARDLDAYTLAKSYFDLKEYDRAAYFLRGCKSQKAYFLYMYSRYLSGEKKKDDETVDSLGPLEKGQVKNEALRELRVELSKKHKARELDGFGLYLYGVVLRKLDLVKEAIDVFVEAAHVLPLHWGAWLELCNLITDKEMLKFLSLPDTWMKEFFLAHIYTELQLIEEALQKYQSLIDAGFSKSTYIISQIAVAYHNIRDIDKALSIFNELRKQDPYRIENMDTFSNLLYVRSMKPELSYLAHNLCEIDKYRVETCCVIGNYYSLRSQHEKAALYFQRALKLNPRYLGAWTLMGHEYMEMKNTSAAIQAYRHAIEVNKRDYRAWYGLGQTYEILKMPFYCLYYYRRAHQLRPNDSRMLVALGECYEKLNQLVEAKKCYWRAYAVGDVEKMALVKLSKLHEQLNESEQAAQCYIKYIQDIYSCGEIVEHLEVSTAFRYLAQYYFKCKLWDEASACAQKCCAFNDTREEGKALLRQILQLRNQGETSSTDVPAPLFLPASLSANNTPTRRVSPLNLSSVTP; this is translated from the exons ATGGCGGCGGCTGTGGCGATGGCGCCGGGCAGCGGCGGTGCCGCCGACTTCTCGGACCTGCGGGAGATcaagaagcagctgctgagcGTGGCGGAGCGGAGCCGAGAGCGGGGCCTGCAGCACAGCGGGAAATG GGCCGCCGAGCTCGCGTTCGCGCTGGAGCCGCTGCCGCTGAGCgagctgccgccgccgcccgcgctcACCGAG gaggaTGCTCGTGACCTGGATGCCTACACACTGGCCAAGTCTTACTTTGATCTGAAGGAATATGACAGGGCTGCCTACTTTTTACGGGGCTGCAAGAGCCAGAAAGCTTACTTCTTGTACATGTACTCCAGATACCTG tcaggggaaaagaagaaggatgATGAGACAGTGGATAGTTTGG GACCTCTGGAAAAAGGACAGGTGAAAAATGAAGCTCTACGAGAACTGAGAGTTGAGCTCAGCAAGAAGCACAAGGCACGGGAACTGGATGGATTTGGCCTTTATCT GTATGGTGTTGTGCTGCGGAAGCTGGACCTGGTGAAAGAAGCAATAGATGTGTTTGTTGAAGCTGCTCATGTCTTGCCTTTGCACTGGGGAGCCTGGCTGGAGCTTTGCAACTTGATTACAGATAAAGAGATG TTGAAGTTCCTGTCCTTGCCAGATACATGGATGAAAGAGTTCTTTCTTGCACACATTTATACAGAGCTACAGCTGATAGAGGAGGCCCTGCAGAAGTATCAGAGCCTTATTGATGCAGGATTTTCCAAGAGCACTTACATCATCTCTCAGATCGCAGTTGCCTACCACAATATTCGAG ATATTGACAAAGCCTTATCCATCTTTAATGAGCTAAGGAAACAAGATCCTTACAGGATAGAAAACATGGACACTTTCTCCAACTTGCTCTATGTAAGG AGCATGAAGCCTGAGCTGAGCTACCTGGCTCATAATCTCTGTGAGATAGACAAGTACCGTGTTGAGACCTGCTGTGTCATCG GAAATTATTATAGCTTGCGTTCCCAGCATGAAAAAGCAGCACTCTATTTCCAAAGGGCCTTGAAACTGAATCCTCGTTATCTGGGAGCCTGGACACTTATGGGACATGAGTATATGGAAATGAAGAATACATCTGCAGCTATCCAGGCTTACAG ACATGCAATAGAGGTGAACAAAAGGGACTACAGAGCGTGGTATGGCTTGGGGCAAACCTATGAAATCCTCAAGATGCCATTTTATTGTCTCTACTACTACAGACGGGCCCACCAGCTCAG ACCGAACGATTCTCGTATGCTGGTTGCTCTAGGAGAATGCTATGAGAAACTCAATCAGTTGGTGGAAGCCAAAAAG TGCTATTGGAGGGCttatgctgtgggagatgtgGAGAAAATGGCACTTGTGAAACTTTCCAA GCTGCACGAACAGCTGAATGAATCTGAACAGGCAGCTCAATGCTACATCAAATACATCCAGGATATCTATTCCTGTGGG GAGATAGTGGAGCACCTGGAGGTCAGCACTGCATTCCGTTACCTGGCCCAGTACTACTTCAAGTGTAAGCTCTGGGATGAAGCCTCAGCGTGTGCTCAGAAATGCTGTGCCTTCAATGAT ACTAGAGAAGAGGGAAAGGCCCTGCTGCGGCAGATCTTACAGCTTCGCAACCAAGGAGAAACATCCTCCACAGATGTTCCTGCTCCCTTGTTCCTCCCTGCGTCACTGTCAGCCAACAACACTCCCACACGTCGTGTCTCCCCGCTCAATCTGTCCTCTGTAACACCATGA